The Methylococcus sp. Mc7 genomic sequence TCGGCACGACGAAGAGACGGCCCAATTTGTGCTCGCCCCGGAACGAAATATCGGCATGATGGAACAACACGGCCAGGGTGATCAGCGCCTCGCTGAGCAATAACTGAGCGGCGTGCACACCTGTGACCACGATGAAGCCCGCCTTGACCAGCACCGTCAACAACACCTCGGCGAAATGCAGCCGGAAACCGGTCGTCACGTTCATCGAACGGTCGCTGTGGTGCACCTTGTGGAACAGCCACAGCCAGGGCAGGCGGTGGTTGGCCCAGTGCCACAGGTACAGTACCAGATCCAGCAGAATCAGAGCCAGCGCCCCGCGGAGCCAGGGATTGCTCACACCGGCCAGGAGCCCCCCGCCGGCATGATGCTCCGCCAACACCAGCAGGGAGGACACCGACAGCGCGGACATCAGCAGGTCGTTGAACAGGAACAGGGATAGGTTCGTCCGGTACGACTTCCGCACCAGGGGGTTGGTGCGCACGCCCCGGCGGTGGCGGACCTCGATCGCCATCAGGCAGGCGAACGTCAGCAGAATCGCCGCCGACAGCGCGTCCTCGACGGCCACATCCGGCCACAGACGGTCGATGCCGGGGAACTTCAGGTGCGACGTCAGATTGCTCAGGATCATGATCTTTCCTCCGCACGAATGCTGTCTGAAAGACGCCTTGGCAGCCCACGGCGGGGACGGCTCCGCTCAATACGGGGGACCCCGGTCATGGAACGATTGGAATCCCCTCCGCGCCGCTACGGCTTATCCAAGGCCGGGTTCAGACTATCCGCTGCGGGCGGCGCCGGCAACAAAGCGCGGGGTGACAAACTGTTGAGCGAAAAGAACGGCGGCTCAGCCGGAACCGGCAAGGCGGAGCGCCCGCCGGCTCGCGGCGCACCGTCAACCGCGCTTGCCGCCCCCCTGGCTGCGCAAGCGGCTGCCTCCCTGCCGCTGTTGCGGCTTCGGCGAATGCCGGGCGGCGTTGCGGGGCCCCAGGCCGGCCCGCGCCTTCGGCTGGCTTGCGGGAGACTGCCTCCCGCCGGTTTCGCGCATCTCCTGCGGACGCCGCGGCCGGTCTTCCCTGCGCTCGATCTGCGGGCGGGGCGGCGGACTGAAGCCTTCCACCGTCCCCCGCTGGATCGGGCGTTTGATCAGACGCTCGATGCCGCTCAGCAGTTTCAGCTCCTCCTTCGCCACCAGCGACACGGCGGAGCCGGCGTTGCCGGCCCGCCCGGTGCGGCCGATCCGATGGACATAGTCCTCCGGCACGTTCGGCAACTCGAAATTCACCACATGCGGCAGCTGGTCGATATCCAGGCCGCGTGCCGCGATGTCCGTCGCCACCAGGACCGGCACCCTGCCGTCCTTGAAATCCGCCAGCGCCTTGGTGCGCGCCGACTGGCTCTTGTTGCCGTGAATCGCCGCCGCCGGAATGCCGTCCTCGGCCAGCTTCTCCGCCAGCCGGTTCGCGCCGTGCTTGGTCCGGGTGAATACCAACACCTGGCGCCAGTCGTGTTGGCGGATCAAGTGGGCGAGCAGATCGCGCTTGTGCTCCTGGGCGACGAGGTGAACTGTCTGGTCCACCAGATCGGAAGCCGCGTTGCGGCGCGCCACTTCGACGTAGCCGGGATTGTTCAGCAGGCCGTCGGCGAGCGCCCGGATTTCATCCGAGAACGTGGCCGAAAACAGCATGTTCTGCCGCTGCTTCGGCAGCAGCCCCAGAATCCGGCGGATGTCGCGGATGAACCCCATGTCCAGCATGCGGTCCGCCTCGTCGAGCACGAAGATTTCCACGCCGGAAAGGTCCACCGTCTTCTGTCCGCAATGGTCGAGCAGCCGGCCCGGCGTAGCGACCAGGATATCGACGCCGGCCTGGAGGGCGCGAACCTGGGGGTTGAGCCCCACACCGCCGAACATGACCGTGGATTTCAGCGGCACATGCTTGCCGTAGGTCTGGACCGACTCCTGGACCTGGGCCGCCAATTCGCGGGTGGGCGTGAGGATGAGGCAGCGCGGACGCCGCGGCCGGCGCGGTGCCTGCTTCTCCAGCAGCCTGTGCAGGATCGGCAAGGTGAAGCCGGCGGTCTTGCCGGTCCCGGTCTGGGCCGCGGCCAGCAGATCGCCGCCGGCGAGCAGAAGCGGGATTGCCTGGGCCTGAATCGGCGTGGGATTGACGTAACCGGCTTCGGAAACCGCGCGCAAAAGGGGTTGAGCCAGCCCCAAATCGGCAAATGCCGGGCCGGCAGAATTCAATTCTGATGACATATTAAGGTAAGTGTCCTGCGACGGCCTGCCGCATCGTAAGCAAGGCGGCACCAATCGAGGCAGACGATTCAAGGGATCGGGAGGAACAAAAAGGAGACGGCGCGATGATTGGTTGAACGTGCCGAATTAGGAGTATAAGGGGCTCGCCCCCGAATGTCACCCGAAAAACCCCGTCGGAGAGCCCGGAAAATTCCGCCCCGGCGAGTTTCTCTTCGCCAACCCCAGTTGCAGCCTAAATTTTTGCTTAGTTGTCAATTACTTAAGCAAATCATCCCCACACAGCAGGAGCTGCCTATGATTTTTTGCAGCGCCCGTCGCCTCCCCGGCCCATGCGCGCCCGTCCCGGCGGCGAAGGCGCCCGGAAATATTTTTTCGCCCCGCCCCTGTCGAATGAGGCATTTTTGTTTTATTGTGGATTGCGGGTTTTCATGAACCTCGACGGGGGGTCTTTCGTGGGCAGCAAGCTATATGTAGGCAACTTGAACTATCGCGTCGGCGATGCCGATCTGGAACGGACTTTCGCAGCGTACGGCACCGTGAAATCGGCACAGGTGGTCATGGACCGCGCCACCGGCCGCTCCAGGGGATTCGGGTTCGTGGAAATGGGCAGCGACCAGGAGGCTCAAGCCGCCATTGCCGGACTCAACGGCAAGGAAGTGGACGGGCGCAACCTGATGGTCAACGAAGCCCGTCCGCCGGAGAGGCGCGGCGGCACCGGTGGCGACGCGAAACGGGGCGGCGGCAGGCGCTACTGAGCACGGAAGGCGCCGTTCCGGCTCCCGGGCCGAACCCACCGCCGGCCGCCCGCCCCGCGGAAGGCCGGCGGTAGCGCCTCAGGAAGCCTGTCTCAACCGGTATTTGGTGATGCGCTCGAGCACGAGCGCCGCGTGGTAGCAGGAATCCGTGGTTTTTTCCAGGATTCCCAGAATCTCGGTCCAGTCCCATTCGGCCAGGAGCGACAGGGTGCTGTAACGCCGGTGGGACTTCCGCCACTCGTGATACACCAGGTCCGCGCTCGCCTCCGACGCCTTGAGCTCCTCTCGGCATTGCTTGATGCCCGCGGGTGCGTTTTCCGGATAGTGGTCCATTTCCGCCGACAGCCGCCGGACCATCGAAAGGGTAATCTCGAGAAGATCGAGGGCGGCGGCTTCCGCCTGCTGCGGCGTGAAGATGTCGATCACCCGGGCGGTATCGTTCAGGCCGTCGAGAATGTCATCGACATGCCTGGCGAACTGCTGGATCAGCGGCACCAGTTCGGAATAAGGTGCGGTCTCCAGCGCGTCGTAGGCTTCGCGCATCAGCGCGTCGCCCTTTTCCTCGAGCTGCCGGATCAAACCGATGTGCGTTTCGGCGGCATCGAGCTCGGCGAACAGCCGCTCCAACGCCTGGCCGCACTCGACGCAACAGCTCAGATGGTCCTGGAATATTTTCTTGAGCGAACGGTCGGCGTGATCGAAATTCATGTCGATTTCAGCATGGCGGACGGAATGGCGGTACGCGGGAGATATCCGTCACAAACTACCATGATGAATTTCCGGCTTCCTCCAACGGAACGTTATCGTTCCGTGTCATTTCCGTGAAATCGAAGGGCCACCGTTCAAGAGCAACAGCGTCAGCAGGAAACAAGAGGAGCCCGACATTTCCAGCAACTCCTCGACATGCACCAGATAGAGGTATCCGGGCAGAGGAATCTTGGTTTCCGCCCCCCATCCCCATTCGGCGGCCTCGAACAATTGGGATGCGGCCCAGGCGACGGCGCCGGCGATCCATAATAGCCGTTGCCGCCGATCCCGCAGCTGCGTGAAGACCAAGAGCCAGGCGATGCCCGCAAAGGCCATGAGCGGCAGGTAAAGAATCTGCCAGTCGACACCGGCGGCCTGCTCGATGCGCTCATGTATCATCAGGAGCTCGTCGAATCCCATCTCGAGAAACAAGGCCGCGAGCGCGAACGACCAGGCGCCGAGCCGCTTCGAAGATGCCGCGGTAAAGGACTCCCACGCCGCCGCCAGCAGCAGACCGCCCGAAAACAGCGCGGGCACGGTGTATTCCCGGTCGAGATCGAAATACTTGAGCCAGGTTCCCGGCCGAAGATCGGCGGCCGCACCGGCCAGGCCGAGCAGCAGGATGATGCCGAACAGAATGCGAACCCTGGTGCGGAAGGCGATCCGATATTTGAGCCGGTCGGTCCAGGCACGAAATGCCGCATCCTTGGCCTTGTCATTCATGAGGAAAGTCGTTCGGGAGAAAACTCGAGGGTTCACCACATTCGTCCGCCCGGTTTCAGATGGCGAAACGGGCGGACGGCGCCAGGAATCGCAGTATCCTTAAAGAGGCACCCCCGCCGCAACCTCGAGGCCAAACGAATGGAAACGGTCGCATCATTTTCCGAATTCCTGGACGGCGTGGTCGGCCGTTACGGTCCCCGGCTCGCCATGCAGTGTCGTCCGCGCTACCGCACGCTTCGCTGGAGCTACCTCGAGCTCGGAACCCGTGTCGGGAACCTGGCGTCGTTGCTGGCCGAACATGGCGTCGGCAGCGGCGACCGGGTTTTTCTTTTCGCCGAGAATTCGCCTTACTGGGTGGCGGCCTTCTTCGCCATCGCCGCACGCGGCGCGGTCGTGGTGCCGCTCAATCCCAAAAGCCCGCCGGAACAGCTCGACAACCTGGCTCGATCGGCCGGACCGAGTCTGGTACTGGCTTCGCCCCGCTGCCGCTGGGAAGGCGCCCCGTTGCCCGTCATCGACCTCGAACGTCCCGGCACGGCGCCATCCGATCGGCCGGCCGGCCCCGCCGATCCCGCGCAACTGGCCGAGATCATCTATACCTCCGGCACCACGGGCGCCCCCAAGGGCGTCATGCTCACCCACGCCAACCTGCTGTCCGACCTGGAGGCGGTTGCCCGTGCCGTCCCGCTGGAACCGGGCGACCATGTGCTGAGCCTGGTCCCGCTTTTCCACGTTTACGGCCAGATGACCAGCCTGTTCTGCCCGCTCGCCGCGGGCTGTCCGGTCAGCTACCTCGCCGCGCCGACCACCCGCAGTGTGCTCGAGGCCTTGGCGCACACGCCAGCCACCCACCTGGTCGCGGTGCCGGAAGTCCTCAAGACCATGATGGACCGGCTGGAAGCGCGCATCGGCAGGATTCCCGGCTTCCTGCGGCCACTGCTGAGAGGCAGGATCAGGGCGCGGATTTCAAAGTCCCTGCGGACCATCGTCTGTGGCGGCGCTCCGCTCGATCCGATCATCGAGGAAAAATGGTGGGCGCTGGGCTTCGAAGTGCTGCAGGGATACGGCCTGACCGAAACCAGCCCGGTAATCGCCGCCAACACCCCCAAGGCCCACCGCATCGGCTCGGTCGGCAAGCCGC encodes the following:
- a CDS encoding sterol desaturase family protein; translation: MILSNLTSHLKFPGIDRLWPDVAVEDALSAAILLTFACLMAIEVRHRRGVRTNPLVRKSYRTNLSLFLFNDLLMSALSVSSLLVLAEHHAGGGLLAGVSNPWLRGALALILLDLVLYLWHWANHRLPWLWLFHKVHHSDRSMNVTTGFRLHFAEVLLTVLVKAGFIVVTGVHAAQLLLSEALITLAVLFHHADISFRGEHKLGRLFVVPSLHRVHHSTLRGEHDRNYGALFSIWDRFFGTLLEARPAQIGLREVDALGFAETLKFGFTYAYGPAPRPLRLRSGRALEPMIAEAAYFRAEKRGFVPGFEMFDWLAAEREIEERMKRGR
- a CDS encoding DEAD/DEAH box helicase, coding for MSSELNSAGPAFADLGLAQPLLRAVSEAGYVNPTPIQAQAIPLLLAGGDLLAAAQTGTGKTAGFTLPILHRLLEKQAPRRPRRPRCLILTPTRELAAQVQESVQTYGKHVPLKSTVMFGGVGLNPQVRALQAGVDILVATPGRLLDHCGQKTVDLSGVEIFVLDEADRMLDMGFIRDIRRILGLLPKQRQNMLFSATFSDEIRALADGLLNNPGYVEVARRNAASDLVDQTVHLVAQEHKRDLLAHLIRQHDWRQVLVFTRTKHGANRLAEKLAEDGIPAAAIHGNKSQSARTKALADFKDGRVPVLVATDIAARGLDIDQLPHVVNFELPNVPEDYVHRIGRTGRAGNAGSAVSLVAKEELKLLSGIERLIKRPIQRGTVEGFSPPPRPQIERREDRPRRPQEMRETGGRQSPASQPKARAGLGPRNAARHSPKPQQRQGGSRLRSQGGGKRG
- a CDS encoding RNA-binding protein, which translates into the protein MNLDGGSFVGSKLYVGNLNYRVGDADLERTFAAYGTVKSAQVVMDRATGRSRGFGFVEMGSDQEAQAAIAGLNGKEVDGRNLMVNEARPPERRGGTGGDAKRGGGRRY
- a CDS encoding DUF47 domain-containing protein, with product MNFDHADRSLKKIFQDHLSCCVECGQALERLFAELDAAETHIGLIRQLEEKGDALMREAYDALETAPYSELVPLIQQFARHVDDILDGLNDTARVIDIFTPQQAEAAALDLLEITLSMVRRLSAEMDHYPENAPAGIKQCREELKASEASADLVYHEWRKSHRRYSTLSLLAEWDWTEILGILEKTTDSCYHAALVLERITKYRLRQAS